In Oceanivirga salmonicida, the DNA window ATATAAATATGACAAATAAAAAAGGGGTGATTTTTATGGCAGTATTATCTTTAAGACTTGATGATAAAGAGTTAAAATTAATTAAAGAGTATTCAAAGATTCATAATATGAATGTATCTTCATTTGTAAGAGATTTAATATTAGATAAATTAGATGATGAACTTGATATGGAAGATGAAAAAAGAATATATAATTTATGGCAAGAAAGCAAAAATGAAAAAACTTATTCTGCAAGTTCAGTGTTTGAAGAATTAGGTATATAATGGAAGAAAAATATATAGTAGAATTTACTGAAAAAGCTAAAAAAGATTTAAAAAAATTAGATAAATATC includes these proteins:
- the relB gene encoding type II toxin-antitoxin system RelB family antitoxin → MAVLSLRLDDKELKLIKEYSKIHNMNVSSFVRDLILDKLDDELDMEDEKRIYNLWQESKNEKTYSASSVFEELGI